The Streptomyces sp. NBC_01591 genome window below encodes:
- a CDS encoding response regulator transcription factor encodes MTRPADPPADPSGDPVRVLIADDQALLRGSLRVLVDAEPGLVTTSEAANGAEAVRCARQDPPDVVLMDVRMPGMDGIEATRQICGSPGTAHVKVLMLTMFDLDEYVYAALRAGASGFLLKDTPPGELIAAIRVVAGGDALLAPAVTRRLIAEFAHRPQPSQPLPHSLDGVTEREREVLTLIARGLSNTEIAERLYLGIATVKTHVGHLLTKLDCRDRAQLVIVAYESGLVTAVRPPIGP; translated from the coding sequence ATGACCCGGCCCGCCGACCCGCCCGCCGATCCGTCAGGCGATCCCGTCCGGGTCCTGATCGCGGACGACCAGGCGCTGCTGCGCGGCAGCCTCCGGGTGCTCGTCGATGCCGAACCCGGCCTGGTGACCACGTCGGAGGCGGCGAACGGGGCGGAGGCGGTGCGCTGCGCCCGGCAGGATCCGCCGGACGTGGTCCTGATGGACGTACGGATGCCCGGGATGGACGGCATCGAGGCGACCCGGCAGATCTGCGGTTCTCCCGGTACCGCGCACGTCAAGGTGCTGATGCTGACGATGTTCGACCTGGACGAGTACGTCTACGCCGCGCTGCGGGCCGGCGCCAGCGGCTTCCTGCTCAAGGACACGCCGCCCGGCGAACTGATCGCGGCGATACGGGTCGTCGCCGGAGGCGATGCGCTGCTGGCACCGGCCGTGACGCGGCGCCTGATCGCGGAGTTCGCCCATCGCCCACAGCCCTCGCAACCACTGCCACACAGCCTGGACGGTGTGACCGAGCGCGAGCGCGAGGTCCTCACCCTCATCGCCCGCGGCCTGTCCAACACCGAGATCGCCGAACGGCTGTACCTCGGCATCGCCACCGTGAAGACCCACGTCGGCCATCTGCTCACCAAGCTCGACTGCCGCGACCGCGCCCAGTTGGTGATCGTCGCGTACGAGAGCGGCCTGGTCACGGCGGTACGGCCCCCGATCGGTCCCTGA
- a CDS encoding ABC transporter permease subunit, whose protein sequence is MTSNSPRAVLAAEWTKVWTVRSTGFTLLLAFVLSTGIGTLVAFNWRNNIEHVVNFDPLVAALYSVTLGQLALVVLGALLVGAEYSSGSIRTSLTAVPGRGLLYSGKVLAGTLTALAASAVIVLVTFVAAQAALGPYGTDLTADGVPAALAGAVVYLTLICAFSMGITTVVRSSAISMGILLPLLFLGSQGLGNIPALKPVLQYLPDQAGLELMHIAGPSSDGRYGPGYGSGAALAILLAWTAAALIGGYLVLRRRDA, encoded by the coding sequence ATGACCAGCAACTCGCCCCGGGCGGTTCTCGCCGCCGAATGGACCAAGGTGTGGACCGTGCGCTCGACCGGTTTCACCCTGCTGCTGGCCTTCGTGCTCAGCACCGGCATCGGCACGCTCGTCGCGTTCAACTGGCGCAACAACATCGAGCACGTCGTCAACTTCGATCCGCTGGTCGCCGCCCTGTACAGCGTGACCCTCGGGCAGCTCGCCCTCGTCGTGCTCGGCGCCCTGCTCGTCGGTGCCGAGTACTCGTCCGGTTCGATCCGGACCTCGCTGACCGCGGTGCCGGGACGCGGTCTGCTCTACAGCGGCAAGGTGCTGGCCGGCACCCTGACCGCCCTCGCCGCCTCGGCGGTGATCGTCCTCGTCACGTTCGTCGCGGCACAGGCGGCGCTCGGCCCGTACGGCACCGATCTCACCGCGGACGGAGTCCCGGCCGCGCTCGCCGGGGCCGTCGTCTACCTGACCCTGATCTGCGCCTTCTCCATGGGGATCACGACCGTCGTGCGCAGTTCGGCGATCTCGATGGGCATCCTGCTCCCGCTGCTGTTCCTCGGCTCCCAGGGGCTCGGCAATATCCCCGCCCTGAAGCCCGTCCTGCAGTACCTGCCCGACCAGGCCGGCCTGGAACTGATGCACATCGCCGGGCCGTCCAGCGACGGGCGCTACGGACCCGGTTACGGATCGGGGGCGGCTCTCGCCATCCTGCTGGCCTGGACGGCCGCCGCCCTGATCGGCGGCTACCTGGTCCTGCGCCGACGGGACGCCTGA
- a CDS encoding sensor histidine kinase, translating to MRAGTTEVDPDDHPILARRLSRRQHIALDCAFVFVYAAALLLTGSTADAPSSTAPSPAPVPWERLVLIAAATVPVAVRRIWPLPVFVAVLAVTVVAVVRDATWDPFLAAAFAMYTVALTVPSHRWWQRWLPGLALAALALAGAAGATHAGDAYWWRGGPGLLLLGFTALLGAWQLGRAARQRRAFAIRAAEQIAQRAVTEERLRVARELHDVVTHSMGLIAVKAGVANHVLHVRPQEAHDALQVIERTSRTALNDMRRMLGVLRTPEGERQPASLGPVPGAVALPELVGQAGAQLTMRGVENLPDGVALAVYRIVQEALTNVAKHAGPDSRCRVEVAANGRDVRIDITDDGGGRAPLTKTTGGHGIVGMRERVAMYGGTLTTGPRPEGGFAVHASLPYEEST from the coding sequence GTGCGAGCAGGTACTACTGAGGTGGACCCGGACGACCATCCGATCCTGGCCCGGCGGCTGAGCCGACGCCAACACATCGCCCTGGACTGCGCGTTCGTGTTCGTTTACGCGGCCGCGCTGTTGCTGACCGGCTCGACAGCCGACGCGCCGTCGTCCACGGCACCCTCCCCGGCGCCGGTGCCGTGGGAGCGGCTCGTGCTCATCGCCGCGGCCACCGTGCCCGTCGCCGTACGGCGGATCTGGCCGTTGCCCGTGTTCGTGGCCGTGCTGGCGGTGACCGTCGTCGCCGTCGTACGGGACGCCACCTGGGACCCGTTCCTGGCGGCGGCGTTCGCCATGTACACCGTCGCCCTCACGGTGCCGTCGCACCGTTGGTGGCAGCGATGGCTGCCCGGACTGGCGCTGGCGGCCCTGGCCCTGGCCGGTGCCGCCGGAGCGACGCACGCGGGCGATGCGTACTGGTGGCGTGGTGGTCCGGGGCTGCTGCTGCTCGGCTTCACCGCGCTGCTCGGCGCCTGGCAGCTGGGGCGGGCCGCGCGGCAGCGGCGCGCGTTCGCCATCCGGGCGGCGGAGCAGATCGCGCAGCGAGCCGTCACGGAGGAACGCCTGCGGGTCGCCCGCGAACTGCACGACGTCGTCACCCACAGCATGGGCCTGATCGCGGTCAAGGCCGGTGTCGCCAACCACGTGCTGCACGTCAGACCGCAGGAGGCGCACGACGCGTTGCAGGTCATCGAACGCACGAGCCGCACCGCGCTGAACGACATGCGCCGGATGCTCGGTGTGCTGCGCACCCCCGAGGGCGAGCGGCAGCCGGCCTCCCTCGGCCCGGTTCCCGGTGCCGTCGCACTTCCCGAACTCGTCGGGCAGGCCGGTGCGCAGCTGACGATGCGCGGAGTCGAGAACCTGCCCGACGGAGTCGCGCTGGCCGTCTACCGGATAGTCCAGGAGGCGCTCACCAACGTCGCCAAGCACGCCGGCCCGGACTCCCGTTGCCGGGTGGAGGTCGCCGCGAACGGCCGCGACGTCCGGATCGACATCACCGACGACGGCGGCGGCCGGGCGCCCCTGACGAAGACGACCGGCGGCCATGGCATCGTCGGCATGCGCGAACGCGTCGCCATGTACGGCGGCACCCTCACCACCGGACCGCGTCCGGAGGGCGGCTTCGCGGTGCACGCGTCCCTGCCCTACGAGGAGAGCACATGA
- a CDS encoding (2Fe-2S)-binding protein gives MCAHVPESDVVAAVAAGAADVEAVGAATDAGTGCGDCVVDIEDILAEEAPRTGLAA, from the coding sequence ATGTGCGCGCACGTCCCCGAATCCGACGTGGTGGCCGCCGTGGCGGCGGGGGCCGCGGATGTCGAGGCGGTGGGCGCCGCGACGGACGCGGGCACCGGCTGCGGTGACTGCGTCGTCGACATCGAGGACATCCTCGCCGAGGAGGCCCCCCGGACCGGCCTCGCGGCCTGA
- a CDS encoding transcriptional regulator, with protein sequence MPERTIDFGKFGARGIKGSDAVARKLDELADGIVTPVTVKRGLMARLHYLTRTDHSRRAARDAGLTVTDRTLKAWLDERRRPSKANLERIDAAYRQVRRHNVARHLLRRLNADGGTRVEIHPLNQSQVPRPLQRMVEYRTMNVRRWDRIVDAWAAGDHQGLDDAWEDVIVDLGSQWGQYEYVTNIGFAA encoded by the coding sequence ATGCCCGAGAGGACCATCGACTTCGGGAAGTTCGGCGCCCGGGGCATCAAGGGCAGCGACGCCGTCGCACGCAAACTCGACGAGCTGGCAGACGGCATCGTCACTCCGGTTACCGTGAAGCGCGGTCTGATGGCGCGCCTGCACTACCTGACCAGGACGGACCACAGCCGCAGGGCGGCCAGGGACGCCGGGCTGACGGTGACCGACCGCACGCTGAAGGCGTGGCTGGACGAACGACGCCGGCCGTCGAAGGCCAACCTGGAACGCATCGACGCCGCCTACCGCCAGGTCCGCCGCCACAACGTCGCCCGGCACCTCCTGCGACGCCTGAACGCCGACGGCGGGACGCGGGTGGAGATCCATCCGCTGAACCAGTCACAGGTGCCGCGGCCGCTCCAGCGGATGGTGGAGTACCGCACGATGAACGTCCGCCGCTGGGACCGCATCGTCGACGCCTGGGCAGCCGGCGACCACCAGGGCCTGGACGACGCCTGGGAGGACGTCATCGTCGACCTGGGATCGCAGTGGGGGCAGTACGAGTACGTCACCAACATCGGCTTTGCCGCGTAG
- a CDS encoding FAD/NAD(P)-binding protein: MNTPQAPSQGPYTIAVVGTGPRGISVLERLAVRLREAAEHDPRPVTIYAVDAVEVGAGRIWRTDQDPWFAMNTVIGQVTMFSGAPDGGRPRPGAGPSLGQWLHEYAPERARPGDGHDPHDFASRLEYGRYLRFVYRAVTDELPPHVRLIPVLGRVTSVRPGQDGRYRVAVGEQRTFEADKVVLTTGHPDNDPDDFDRAMSGFAEGRTGVHYLSGNSAADMDLAEKILPGTTVAVRGMGLSFYDVLMSLTEGRGGRFVRDEDGHLGYEPSGNEPVIVAGSRSGLPIPARGRSQKAPNYVHRGTFLTDDAVARARERRRQAGGSGQLDFEEDLLGQVLQEIRHVYYTGHMRTRHGAEAAEKFAARYATEVHAGGDGTVAVAEADLLDVPELDLRRLARPFDGEHFADAREWRCRLTAVLRQDLREAALGTVDGPLKAALDTLRDLRGVLRSAVDYGGLLPGSYDADFRRGYVPVNALLSAGPPMVRTEQLMALMDRGIVEVMGPRAVFGTDEETGTFTVHSPHVEGSRRSAEVLVDARIPVPDLRRDRSPLMRQLLSEGLVGEFVNRDPATGEEFATGGLDVERGSFRVVGADGTARSGLYALGIPTEHVRWFTQIGNGRPGLNTEFRKVADVVAAELLPTSVRGDAYAHERVATHA, encoded by the coding sequence GTGAACACACCTCAGGCACCGTCGCAGGGCCCGTACACCATCGCGGTCGTCGGCACCGGGCCGCGCGGTATCTCGGTCCTGGAGCGGCTGGCCGTGCGGTTGCGCGAGGCCGCCGAGCACGACCCCCGTCCGGTCACCATCTACGCCGTGGACGCCGTGGAGGTCGGCGCCGGACGCATCTGGCGCACGGACCAGGACCCGTGGTTCGCGATGAACACGGTGATCGGCCAGGTCACGATGTTCTCCGGTGCACCGGACGGCGGCCGTCCGCGCCCCGGCGCCGGTCCCTCGCTGGGCCAGTGGCTGCACGAGTACGCACCGGAGCGGGCCCGGCCCGGCGACGGGCACGACCCGCACGACTTCGCCTCCCGCCTGGAGTACGGCCGCTATCTGCGGTTCGTCTACCGCGCCGTCACCGACGAACTCCCGCCGCACGTACGGCTGATACCGGTACTCGGCCGGGTCACCTCGGTGCGGCCGGGACAGGACGGCCGCTACCGGGTGGCGGTGGGCGAGCAGCGTACGTTCGAGGCCGACAAGGTCGTCCTCACCACCGGGCATCCGGACAACGACCCGGACGACTTCGACCGCGCCATGTCCGGCTTCGCCGAGGGCCGTACCGGGGTGCACTACCTCTCGGGCAACTCTGCTGCTGACATGGACCTGGCCGAAAAGATCCTGCCCGGAACGACCGTCGCCGTACGGGGCATGGGACTGTCCTTCTACGACGTGCTGATGTCGCTTACGGAGGGCCGGGGCGGCCGGTTCGTACGCGACGAGGACGGGCACCTCGGATACGAGCCGAGCGGCAACGAACCGGTGATCGTGGCCGGCTCGCGCAGCGGGCTGCCGATCCCGGCCCGCGGCCGCAGCCAGAAGGCGCCCAACTACGTGCACCGCGGCACCTTCCTGACCGACGACGCCGTCGCCCGGGCCAGGGAGCGGCGCAGGCAGGCCGGCGGCAGCGGACAGCTCGACTTCGAGGAGGACCTGCTGGGCCAGGTGCTCCAGGAGATCCGGCACGTCTACTACACGGGGCACATGCGCACCCGGCACGGCGCGGAGGCGGCGGAGAAATTCGCCGCCCGCTACGCCACAGAGGTGCACGCGGGCGGCGACGGCACCGTGGCGGTGGCGGAGGCCGATCTGCTCGATGTGCCGGAGCTGGACCTGCGGCGGCTGGCCAGGCCCTTCGACGGCGAGCACTTCGCGGACGCGCGGGAGTGGCGGTGCCGGCTCACCGCCGTGCTGCGGCAGGATCTGCGGGAGGCCGCCCTCGGCACCGTGGACGGACCGCTGAAAGCGGCCCTGGACACCCTGCGCGACCTGCGGGGCGTGCTGCGCTCGGCGGTGGACTACGGAGGGCTGCTGCCCGGCTCGTACGATGCCGACTTCCGCCGCGGCTACGTGCCCGTCAACGCGCTGCTCTCGGCGGGGCCGCCCATGGTCCGCACGGAGCAGCTGATGGCCCTGATGGACCGGGGGATCGTCGAAGTGATGGGGCCCCGGGCCGTGTTCGGCACGGACGAAGAAACCGGGACGTTCACGGTGCACTCGCCCCACGTCGAGGGTTCCCGACGGAGCGCCGAGGTGCTCGTCGACGCCCGGATCCCGGTGCCGGATCTGCGACGGGACCGCTCGCCGCTCATGCGGCAGCTGCTCTCCGAGGGGCTGGTGGGCGAGTTCGTCAACAGGGACCCGGCCACCGGCGAGGAGTTCGCCACCGGAGGGCTGGACGTCGAGCGCGGCTCCTTCCGGGTCGTCGGTGCGGACGGGACGGCGCGTAGCGGCCTGTACGCCCTGGGAATCCCCACCGAGCACGTGCGCTGGTTCACCCAGATCGGCAACGGGCGGCCGGGGCTGAACACGGAATTCCGCAAGGTGGCCGACGTGGTGGCGGCCGAACTGCTGCCGACGTCGGTCAGGGGAGATGCGTACGCGCACGAGCGCGTCGCCACGCACGCATGA
- a CDS encoding winged helix-turn-helix transcriptional regulator: MSAELSRRLVSVSQKMLTQSLRNLERDGLLTRTVTPSVPVRVDYALTPLGDSLVPVMQAIKAWAEENMDEVLAARSGYDATA; this comes from the coding sequence GTGAGCGCGGAACTGTCCCGGAGGCTGGTGAGCGTCAGCCAGAAGATGCTCACCCAGAGCCTGCGCAATCTCGAACGGGACGGTCTCCTCACCCGGACCGTCACGCCGTCGGTGCCGGTCCGGGTCGACTACGCCCTCACCCCCCTCGGGGATAGCCTGGTGCCGGTGATGCAGGCGATCAAGGCGTGGGCGGAAGAGAACATGGACGAGGTCCTGGCCGCCCGGTCCGGCTACGACGCGACGGCCTGA
- a CDS encoding AMP-binding protein: MTRDETAATRAFRAARDVLLEHREDLESARRAFVWPRPEYFNWALEWFDVIAVDNVAPALRILGREADGSADVEVSYQDMSRRSDQVAGWLRGLGVRRGDHVLVVLNNRVELWETLLAAMKLGAVVVPTYTTTTAPELADRIERAEIRHVIAEADTVPRFAGIGGSWTRVVAGGRAEGWLPFEESSRADGEFVPDGPTRAADPLFRYFTSGTTSRPKMVAHTHLSYPVGHLSGMYWNGVRPGDRHFNVSAPGWAKHAWSSFFVPWNAEATAVALAAPRPTPGDVLTALRTREITTMCAPPTVWRGMVQEGLGGRPRGLREATAVGESLEPALFHAVYDAWGLPVRDGFGQTETTAQIGNTPGRTVVPGRMGWALPGYELRLLDRESGTEAPAGTPGELCVRLSPAPAGMMTGYAGDEARTAQAFQDGYYHTGDLVVRHEDDSYAYVGRTDDMFKSFDHRLSPLELERALLRSDAVGHAAVVPVPHPVGLWQPKAYVVPARGHRPGAETARAVFADMTRQLPREKWVRLLEFTTELPLTASGKIRRAELRTRTESTGPVHELSGAEGTER; the protein is encoded by the coding sequence ATGACCCGAGACGAGACCGCGGCGACCCGCGCCTTCCGTGCAGCGCGCGACGTACTGCTGGAGCACCGCGAGGACCTGGAATCCGCCCGCCGGGCCTTCGTCTGGCCCCGCCCGGAGTACTTCAACTGGGCCCTGGAATGGTTCGACGTGATAGCCGTCGACAACGTTGCCCCGGCGCTGCGCATCCTGGGCCGGGAGGCCGACGGCTCGGCTGACGTGGAGGTATCCTACCAGGACATGTCACGCCGCTCCGACCAGGTGGCCGGGTGGCTGCGTGGGCTCGGGGTGCGCCGGGGCGACCACGTGCTGGTGGTGCTGAACAACCGCGTGGAGCTGTGGGAGACCCTGCTGGCCGCCATGAAGCTCGGCGCCGTCGTCGTCCCCACGTACACCACGACCACCGCCCCCGAACTCGCCGACCGCATCGAGCGCGCGGAGATCCGGCATGTGATCGCCGAGGCGGACACGGTGCCGAGGTTCGCGGGCATCGGCGGCTCCTGGACCCGTGTCGTGGCCGGCGGCCGGGCCGAGGGCTGGCTGCCGTTCGAGGAATCCTCGCGGGCCGACGGCGAGTTCGTCCCGGACGGCCCGACGCGGGCGGCGGACCCGCTCTTCCGCTACTTCACCTCCGGCACCACCTCCCGCCCGAAGATGGTGGCGCACACCCACCTCAGCTACCCGGTGGGCCATCTCTCCGGCATGTACTGGAACGGCGTACGGCCGGGCGACCGGCACTTCAACGTCTCCGCGCCGGGCTGGGCCAAACACGCCTGGAGCTCCTTCTTCGTCCCGTGGAACGCCGAGGCCACCGCGGTGGCATTGGCAGCCCCACGGCCGACCCCGGGGGACGTACTGACCGCCCTGCGCACGCGCGAGATCACCACGATGTGCGCACCGCCCACCGTGTGGCGCGGCATGGTCCAGGAGGGCCTGGGCGGGCGCCCACGAGGGCTGCGGGAGGCGACCGCGGTCGGGGAGTCCCTCGAACCCGCTCTCTTCCACGCCGTGTACGACGCATGGGGCCTCCCGGTGCGGGACGGCTTCGGACAGACCGAGACCACCGCGCAGATCGGCAACACCCCGGGCCGCACCGTCGTACCCGGCCGGATGGGCTGGGCGCTGCCCGGCTACGAACTGCGGCTCCTCGACCGGGAGTCCGGCACGGAGGCGCCGGCCGGAACGCCCGGTGAGCTGTGCGTACGGCTGTCGCCCGCGCCGGCCGGCATGATGACCGGTTACGCGGGCGACGAGGCCCGGACCGCGCAGGCCTTCCAGGACGGCTACTACCACACCGGGGATCTGGTGGTGCGGCACGAGGACGACTCGTACGCCTATGTGGGGCGCACGGACGACATGTTCAAGTCCTTCGACCACCGCCTCTCCCCGCTGGAGCTGGAACGCGCCCTGCTGCGCAGCGACGCGGTCGGGCACGCCGCGGTCGTGCCGGTGCCGCACCCGGTCGGCCTGTGGCAGCCGAAGGCGTACGTCGTCCCGGCCCGAGGCCACCGCCCCGGAGCGGAGACGGCCCGGGCGGTCTTCGCCGACATGACGCGACAGTTGCCGAGGGAGAAGTGGGTGCGGCTGCTGGAGTTCACCACGGAACTGCCGCTCACCGCCTCGGGGAAGATCCGCCGGGCGGAGCTGCGGACCCGCACGGAGAGCACGGGCCCGGTCCATGAGCTGTCCGGGGCGGAGGGGACGGAGCGGTGA
- a CDS encoding helix-turn-helix transcriptional regulator — protein MSEFDAIDALIEAVGPQVELPPPDVRRELREQARLSQAQVARALGVGPSTVGGWENGRDPADEIRAKYAYLLDGLAAKFATFTEEPSAAPEAPVTPDAPAPTDTTSTSPSPSTYTSSEAGDEVESVESLATPEPCVLCGSPAGQRVAGFAQHLDPADCGPAAGASDESGTPAAEPAPKPLPRTRATARPAQRSAGPAKRAFQEQSGPGDLIGRTVRAALAEHQGDVDAALAALLKRAIPDAMRLLDETRKGARYDIVAHPWIPDILRKQTSKGADRIWEARPKWTRHELPPGRHEVTALDINGAYLSALKTHLPLGQLEHTTGFDHDRRRAGVHLITPPEWEHEAVLPNPIGNRDEPGPLWVTEPTLRLLLRLSGPKHALCAPPEIHESYTSGATENLLEKFRVALKDARDTAIADGDEVTLEYVKAMYSKFVSTMGESNYNRELYRPDWMHIIRSQAFANLWMKALKAHDEGLTVVRAMGTDELHVIGDWHRVFPEGRGVTEVKMKDTYTAGSSDTEDMAGEEE, from the coding sequence GTGAGTGAATTCGACGCGATCGACGCGCTGATCGAGGCCGTCGGTCCACAGGTCGAACTCCCGCCGCCGGACGTGCGGAGGGAGCTGCGGGAGCAGGCCCGGCTCTCGCAGGCACAGGTGGCCCGAGCGCTCGGCGTGGGCCCCAGCACGGTCGGCGGGTGGGAGAACGGCCGCGACCCGGCGGACGAGATCCGCGCCAAGTACGCGTATCTGCTGGACGGGCTGGCCGCCAAGTTCGCCACGTTCACCGAGGAGCCGTCCGCGGCGCCGGAAGCCCCGGTGACGCCGGACGCCCCGGCGCCGACCGACACCACCTCCACCTCACCTTCACCCTCCACCTACACCTCTTCCGAGGCCGGGGACGAGGTGGAGTCGGTGGAGTCCCTCGCCACCCCCGAGCCGTGTGTGCTGTGTGGATCACCGGCCGGGCAGCGGGTGGCGGGCTTCGCCCAGCACCTGGACCCGGCCGACTGCGGGCCCGCCGCCGGCGCTTCGGACGAGTCGGGGACGCCGGCGGCCGAGCCGGCCCCGAAGCCGCTGCCGCGCACCCGGGCCACGGCCCGCCCCGCTCAGCGCTCCGCGGGCCCGGCCAAGCGCGCGTTCCAGGAGCAGTCCGGGCCCGGGGACCTGATCGGCCGGACGGTCCGGGCGGCGCTCGCCGAGCACCAGGGCGACGTCGACGCGGCCCTCGCGGCGCTGCTGAAGCGGGCGATCCCGGACGCGATGCGGCTGCTGGACGAGACCCGCAAGGGCGCGCGGTACGACATCGTCGCGCACCCGTGGATCCCGGACATCCTGCGCAAGCAGACCTCCAAGGGCGCGGACCGGATCTGGGAGGCGCGGCCCAAGTGGACCCGTCACGAACTGCCGCCCGGCCGCCACGAGGTGACCGCGCTCGACATCAACGGCGCCTACCTCTCCGCCCTGAAGACCCACCTCCCGCTCGGCCAGCTGGAACACACCACCGGCTTCGACCACGACCGCCGCCGCGCCGGTGTCCACCTCATCACCCCGCCCGAGTGGGAGCACGAGGCGGTGCTGCCCAACCCGATCGGCAACAGGGACGAGCCCGGCCCGCTGTGGGTCACCGAACCGACCCTGCGCCTCCTGCTGCGCCTCTCCGGCCCGAAGCACGCACTGTGCGCACCCCCGGAGATCCACGAGTCCTACACGTCCGGTGCGACGGAGAACCTGCTGGAGAAGTTCCGCGTCGCCCTCAAGGACGCCCGGGACACGGCGATCGCCGACGGCGACGAGGTGACGCTGGAGTACGTGAAGGCGATGTACTCGAAGTTCGTCTCCACGATGGGGGAGTCGAACTACAACCGGGAGCTCTACCGCCCGGACTGGATGCACATCATCCGCAGCCAGGCGTTCGCCAACCTCTGGATGAAGGCACTCAAGGCCCACGACGAGGGCCTCACCGTCGTACGCGCGATGGGCACCGACGAGCTCCACGTCATCGGCGACTGGCACCGCGTCTTTCCCGAGGGCCGCGGCGTGACCGAGGTCAAGATGAAGGACACCTACACCGCGGGCAGCAGTGACACCGAGGACATGGCGGGGGAGGAGGAGTAG
- a CDS encoding SAM-dependent methyltransferase, translating into MTETDLPPRLTRLTFLGPLSEARAARIVDRLGRAAPARVLDIGCGWGELMLRVLDAVPQATGIGIDLNGEDLARGRANAEARALAGRVEFVEGAAGGTSHGPADLVLCLGASHALSDAEPPGHSADALRALRRLVAPGGRVLLSEGFWQRSPTSAELAAMWPDARADEYHDLAGLVDLAVSAGFRPVWIETAGEDEWEDFESGYQSDVEEWLAAHPDHPLAQETRERVDRHRSSWLRGYRGVLGMAYLTLVPVD; encoded by the coding sequence ATGACTGAAACCGATCTTCCGCCGCGCCTGACCCGACTCACTTTTCTCGGTCCGCTCTCCGAGGCGCGCGCCGCGCGGATCGTCGACAGACTCGGCCGGGCCGCCCCCGCGCGGGTGCTGGACATCGGTTGTGGCTGGGGGGAGTTGATGCTCCGCGTCCTCGACGCGGTGCCGCAGGCGACCGGGATCGGCATCGACCTCAACGGCGAGGACCTCGCCAGGGGACGCGCGAATGCCGAGGCCCGTGCGCTGGCCGGACGCGTGGAGTTCGTCGAGGGGGCCGCCGGGGGAACGTCGCACGGGCCCGCCGATCTCGTCCTGTGTCTCGGGGCCAGTCACGCCCTCAGTGACGCGGAACCGCCCGGACACAGCGCCGACGCACTGCGTGCGCTGCGGCGGCTCGTCGCGCCCGGAGGGCGGGTCCTTCTCTCCGAGGGCTTCTGGCAGCGCTCCCCCACCTCCGCCGAACTGGCCGCGATGTGGCCGGACGCCCGTGCCGACGAGTACCACGATCTGGCCGGACTGGTCGACCTCGCGGTGTCCGCCGGGTTCCGGCCCGTCTGGATCGAGACGGCCGGCGAGGACGAGTGGGAGGACTTCGAGTCCGGCTATCAGTCGGACGTGGAGGAGTGGCTGGCCGCTCACCCGGACCACCCGCTGGCGCAGGAGACGCGCGAGCGCGTCGACCGGCACCGGTCGAGCTGGCTGCGTGGCTACCGGGGAGTGCTCGGGATGGCCTACCTCACGCTGGTTCCCGTGGACTGA
- a CDS encoding ABC transporter ATP-binding protein, giving the protein MIEVTDLTKRYGNTTAVDGLSFRVRPGLVTGFLGPNGAGKSTTMRMMLGLDRPTAGEVRINGAPYRQLRDPLRTVGALLDAGAVHPGRTALNHLRCLARSNRIPARRVHEVIELAGLAGAARRRTGTFSLGMGQRLGIAAALLGEPAVLVLDEPVNGLDPEGVLWIRRLLRDLAAEGRTVLISSHLMSEAALTVDHLVVIGRGRLLADTGMTAFIDKHTEAGVRVRTPEPQRLRDVLAGAGIEVTDCADGSLSAAAGPERIGELVAAHAVPVHEVTRSHASLEEAFMRLTADAVEYRAEQPGEAQR; this is encoded by the coding sequence ATGATCGAAGTGACCGACCTGACCAAGCGTTACGGGAACACCACGGCGGTGGACGGGCTCAGCTTCCGGGTACGGCCCGGCCTGGTGACCGGGTTCCTGGGCCCCAACGGCGCCGGAAAGTCCACCACGATGCGCATGATGCTGGGCCTGGACCGGCCGACCGCCGGCGAGGTGCGGATCAACGGCGCACCGTACCGACAACTGCGCGATCCGCTGCGTACGGTGGGCGCTCTGCTCGACGCCGGGGCCGTGCACCCCGGCCGGACCGCGCTGAACCATCTGCGGTGCCTGGCCCGGAGCAACCGGATCCCGGCACGCCGCGTGCATGAGGTGATCGAGCTGGCCGGGCTGGCGGGCGCCGCGCGCCGGCGGACGGGGACGTTCTCGCTGGGCATGGGCCAACGGCTGGGAATCGCCGCGGCGTTGCTCGGCGAACCGGCCGTCCTGGTGCTCGACGAGCCGGTCAACGGGCTCGATCCGGAGGGCGTCCTGTGGATCCGGCGCCTCCTGCGGGACCTGGCGGCCGAGGGGCGCACCGTCCTGATCTCCAGTCACCTGATGAGCGAGGCGGCGCTCACCGTCGATCACCTGGTCGTGATCGGCCGCGGCCGGCTCCTCGCGGACACCGGCATGACCGCGTTCATCGACAAGCACACGGAAGCGGGGGTGCGGGTGCGCACACCGGAACCGCAGCGGCTGCGCGACGTGCTGGCCGGCGCGGGGATCGAGGTCACCGACTGCGCGGACGGGAGCCTGAGTGCGGCCGCCGGCCCCGAGCGGATCGGCGAACTCGTCGCGGCCCACGCGGTGCCGGTGCACGAGGTGACACGGAGCCACGCGTCGCTGGAAGAGGCGTTCATGCGGCTGACCGCCGACGCGGTCGAGTACCGGGCGGAACAGCCGGGGGAAGCACAGCGATGA